The following proteins are encoded in a genomic region of Comamonas resistens:
- a CDS encoding DEAD/DEAH box helicase family protein — translation MSNFQFLHPEFRTLQEPAAGAEQLVQSDPRASAMRARHALEQTVLWLYDNDSSLRMPYDQGLNTLMTQREFAQLVPPHVLDKMHLIKRQGNQAVHGNRSVPRVDAMALVQELFHVLFWLARTYTRASDPKHIAATWDTGKIPFLVNAEQAATEAVQFTKDELKKQEAKFQAQLAAQRAELEKREAAMAAQATTLAEREAALADVDAELAQRRAELAQAKAAALAVPDAHDYNEAETRKRLIDLMLAEAGWTLDAPAATPPVKGNASVEVPVQGMPSASGTGYADYVLWAADGKPAAVVEAKRSLKDAEVGRQQAKLYADALQAQHGQRPLIFYTNGHRTFLWDDQRYPAPREVQGFYTQDELALALVRRQTLKPLARMPIKAEIVERVYQTRAIRAITEAFTHGRRRALLTMATGTGKTRVAVALADVLMQANWAKRVLFLADRVSLVNQATNKGFKPLLPNTSVVNLLNDKNGQGRVYLSTYPTMMGLIDEMEGGQRRFGVGHFDLIIVDEAHRSVYQKYGAIFKYFDSLLVGLTATPREEVDRDTYHLFGLETGVPTDAYSLDEAVSQGFLVPHKAMSVPLKFVRSGIRYDELSPEEKEHWESLDWGDDGPPEEVSAGEINKFLFNEDTVDKMLKHLMENGLKVDGGDRLGKTIIFAVNQKHADFIEKRFNHHYPHLVNSFARVITHQSGSYAQSLIDDFSKPASAPHIAISVDMLDTGIDVPEVLNLVFFKAVRSKVKFLQMIGRGTRLCENLFGPGQHKREFVIFDFCQNFEYFNENPVGAASVVAEPLGKRLFKSRLDLLQLLRTPQPGATPVAQEDLPAYHHTGDLQTTLAEQLHGEVAAMNQNNFIVRTELGHVRRFAERSAWDKLDDTAVGQLRNHVAGLPSQLESDHITARLFDLLCVNLQLALLRKEASFAKLRERVIAIAGQLELLANVPAVQAEMALLQEVQTEGYWVGITPPIIEHLRRHVRALVKFIERQVGETVYTVLSDEIGEATEVTLKDTNTGINLAQYKKKVEAFIRANAAHVAIAKLRLNKPLTPTDLIELERFVYEAPEVEGRERFAQSYGDKPLPQFIRSLVGMDRAEAQKAFARFLDANRYSSQQIRFVEMIIERLTAHGEVTVGQLYDPPFTAIHQEGLDGAFNQQDADALAETVNEMQRLVA, via the coding sequence ATGTCCAACTTCCAGTTCCTCCACCCCGAGTTCCGCACCCTGCAAGAGCCCGCCGCCGGGGCCGAGCAACTGGTGCAATCCGACCCACGCGCTTCAGCGATGCGCGCGCGCCATGCGCTGGAGCAGACGGTGCTCTGGCTCTACGACAACGACAGCAGCCTGCGCATGCCCTACGACCAGGGGCTGAATACGCTGATGACGCAGCGCGAGTTTGCGCAACTGGTGCCGCCCCATGTGCTGGACAAGATGCACCTGATCAAGCGCCAGGGCAACCAGGCCGTGCACGGCAACCGTAGCGTGCCACGGGTGGACGCCATGGCGCTGGTGCAGGAGTTGTTTCATGTGCTGTTCTGGCTGGCCCGCACCTACACCCGCGCCAGCGACCCCAAGCACATTGCCGCAACCTGGGATACGGGCAAGATCCCGTTTCTGGTCAATGCCGAGCAGGCCGCGACCGAGGCCGTGCAGTTCACCAAGGACGAGCTGAAAAAGCAGGAAGCCAAATTCCAAGCGCAGTTGGCTGCGCAGCGGGCCGAGCTGGAAAAGCGCGAGGCGGCCATGGCAGCGCAGGCCACCACCCTGGCCGAACGCGAAGCAGCGCTGGCCGATGTGGATGCCGAACTGGCTCAGCGCCGCGCCGAGCTGGCCCAGGCCAAGGCCGCAGCCCTGGCCGTGCCGGACGCGCACGACTACAACGAGGCCGAAACCCGCAAGCGTCTGATCGACCTGATGCTGGCCGAAGCCGGCTGGACGCTGGACGCCCCAGCCGCAACCCCGCCCGTCAAAGGCAATGCCAGCGTGGAAGTGCCGGTGCAGGGCATGCCTTCGGCATCGGGCACCGGCTATGCCGACTATGTGCTGTGGGCGGCAGACGGCAAGCCCGCCGCCGTGGTGGAAGCCAAGCGTTCCTTGAAGGACGCCGAGGTGGGCCGCCAGCAGGCCAAGCTGTATGCCGATGCGCTGCAGGCGCAACACGGCCAGCGCCCGCTGATCTTCTACACCAACGGCCACCGCACGTTTTTGTGGGATGACCAGCGCTACCCGGCCCCGCGCGAGGTACAGGGCTTTTACACGCAGGACGAGCTGGCCCTGGCGCTGGTGCGCCGCCAAACGCTCAAACCCTTGGCGCGCATGCCGATCAAGGCCGAGATCGTGGAGCGCGTCTACCAGACGCGGGCCATCCGCGCCATCACCGAAGCCTTCACCCACGGCCGCCGCCGCGCCTTGCTGACCATGGCCACGGGCACGGGCAAAACCCGCGTGGCCGTGGCGCTGGCCGATGTGCTGATGCAGGCCAACTGGGCCAAGCGCGTGCTGTTTCTGGCCGACCGCGTGTCGCTGGTGAACCAGGCCACGAACAAGGGCTTCAAGCCGCTGCTGCCCAACACGTCGGTCGTCAACCTGCTGAATGACAAGAACGGCCAGGGCCGCGTATACCTGAGCACCTATCCCACGATGATGGGCTTGATCGACGAGATGGAGGGCGGGCAGCGGCGCTTTGGCGTGGGCCATTTCGACCTGATCATCGTGGACGAGGCGCACCGCAGCGTCTATCAAAAATACGGCGCCATCTTCAAATACTTTGACAGCCTGCTGGTGGGCCTGACGGCCACGCCGCGCGAGGAAGTGGACCGCGACACCTACCACCTGTTTGGGCTGGAAACCGGTGTGCCCACCGATGCCTACAGCCTGGACGAGGCCGTGAGCCAGGGCTTCTTGGTGCCGCACAAGGCCATGTCCGTGCCGCTGAAGTTTGTGCGCAGCGGCATCCGATACGACGAGCTGAGTCCCGAGGAAAAGGAACACTGGGAATCACTGGACTGGGGCGACGACGGGCCGCCGGAAGAAGTCAGCGCCGGCGAAATCAACAAGTTTCTGTTCAACGAAGACACTGTGGACAAGATGCTCAAGCACCTGATGGAGAACGGCCTGAAGGTGGACGGCGGCGACCGGCTGGGCAAGACCATCATCTTTGCCGTGAACCAGAAGCATGCCGATTTCATTGAAAAGCGCTTCAACCACCACTACCCGCATCTGGTGAACAGCTTTGCCCGTGTGATCACGCACCAAAGCGGCAGCTATGCGCAGTCGCTGATCGACGACTTCAGCAAACCCGCCAGCGCACCGCACATTGCCATATCGGTGGACATGCTGGACACCGGTATCGACGTGCCCGAGGTGCTGAACCTGGTGTTCTTCAAGGCCGTTCGATCCAAGGTCAAGTTCCTGCAGATGATTGGCCGTGGCACGCGGCTGTGCGAAAACCTGTTCGGACCAGGGCAGCACAAGCGCGAGTTCGTAATCTTCGACTTCTGCCAGAACTTCGAGTATTTCAACGAGAACCCGGTCGGTGCCGCATCTGTGGTGGCCGAGCCGCTGGGCAAGCGTTTGTTCAAGTCCCGGCTGGATCTGCTGCAGTTGCTGCGCACGCCCCAGCCCGGCGCCACACCGGTGGCACAAGAAGACCTGCCGGCCTACCATCACACGGGCGACTTGCAAACCACCTTGGCCGAGCAGTTGCATGGCGAAGTCGCGGCCATGAACCAGAACAACTTCATTGTCCGCACCGAGCTGGGCCATGTGCGGCGCTTTGCCGAACGCAGCGCCTGGGACAAGCTGGATGACACCGCCGTGGGCCAGTTGCGCAACCATGTGGCGGGCCTGCCCAGCCAGTTGGAAAGCGATCACATCACCGCACGCCTGTTCGACCTGCTGTGTGTGAACCTGCAACTGGCGCTGCTGCGCAAGGAGGCAAGTTTTGCCAAGCTGCGCGAGCGGGTGATAGCAATTGCGGGCCAGTTGGAGCTACTCGCCAACGTGCCCGCCGTGCAAGCCGAAATGGCCTTGCTGCAGGAGGTGCAGACCGAGGGCTATTGGGTGGGCATCACCCCGCCGATCATCGAGCACCTGCGCCGCCATGTGCGCGCTCTGGTGAAGTTCATCGAGCGGCAGGTGGGCGAGACGGTGTACACCGTGCTGAGCGATGAAATTGGCGAGGCCACCGAGGTGACGCTGAAGGACACCAATACCGGTATCAACCTGGCGCAGTACAAAAAGAAGGTGGAAGCCTTTATCCGAGCCAATGCCGCCCATGTGGCCATTGCCAAACTGCGTCTGAACAAACCGTTGACGCCCACCGACCTGATCGAGCTGGAGCGCTTTGTCTACGAAGCGCCCGAGGTGGAAGGGCGCGAGCGTTTTGCGCAAAGCTATGGCGACAAGCCGCTGCCGCAGTTCATCCGCTCCCTGGTGGGCATGGACCGCGCCGAAGCGCAGAAAGCCTTTGCACGCTTTCTGGACGCCAACCGCTACAGCAGCCAGCAGATCCGCTTTGTCGAAATGATCATCGAGCGTCTGACAGCACACGGCGAAGTGACGGTGGGCCAGTTGTACGACCCGCCGTTCACAGCGATTCATCAGGAGGGGCTAGACGGCGCGTTCAACCAGCAGGATGCGGACGCGCTGGCGGAAACCGTCAATGAGATGCAACGCTTGGTCGCCTGA
- a CDS encoding restriction endonuclease subunit S: MSEVLRSLGDICEFKYGKSLPASSRDGGEFDVYGSNGIVGTHSETITSGPTIVIGRKGSIGELNYSQKSCWPIDTTYYVDTSCTSADLRWLNHALSSLRLTEMNKSAAIPGLNRNDAYEKKLKVPSLSEQRRIASILDKADALRSKRREAIAKLDQLLRSVFLEMFGDPAANPKKMPEKALSALTEISSGSTPSRNEMENFAGDIPWVKSTEVDWCSINETSEHVSNTGIKSARLKTFPINTVVVALYGQGVTRGKCAILNIAATMNQACAGIKPSDKIKHEYIFQFLKMSYQRLRDQARGGNQENLNVGILGDFKIMLPPLDLQNKFCTIFREIEKMKKSEENGLKKIDLLIKSTQFRFFSNH, from the coding sequence GTGAGTGAAGTTCTTCGTTCCCTGGGTGACATTTGCGAATTTAAATACGGAAAGAGTCTCCCGGCCTCCTCACGGGACGGCGGTGAATTTGATGTATATGGGTCAAACGGAATTGTTGGAACGCATTCAGAGACAATAACATCCGGGCCAACTATTGTTATCGGGCGAAAAGGTTCAATTGGAGAACTGAACTATTCCCAAAAATCATGCTGGCCGATTGATACCACTTATTACGTGGATACCTCTTGTACATCCGCAGATTTACGCTGGCTAAATCATGCATTGTCTAGCTTGCGTCTCACTGAGATGAATAAATCTGCTGCGATTCCTGGTCTCAATAGAAATGATGCATACGAAAAGAAATTAAAGGTTCCTTCACTTTCCGAGCAACGCCGCATTGCCTCCATTCTGGACAAGGCCGACGCCCTGCGCAGCAAGCGCCGCGAAGCCATCGCCAAGCTCGACCAACTCTTGCGGTCGGTGTTTTTGGAGATGTTTGGGGATCCAGCTGCGAATCCCAAAAAAATGCCTGAAAAAGCACTCAGCGCCTTGACCGAAATTTCAAGTGGATCAACACCTTCAAGAAATGAAATGGAAAATTTCGCAGGAGATATCCCATGGGTCAAGTCCACTGAAGTTGACTGGTGCTCAATTAATGAAACCAGCGAACATGTTAGCAACACTGGCATTAAATCTGCACGCCTCAAAACTTTCCCCATCAATACAGTGGTTGTAGCCTTGTACGGACAAGGAGTAACACGAGGAAAATGTGCAATTTTAAATATTGCAGCGACAATGAACCAAGCATGCGCTGGAATTAAGCCATCTGACAAAATAAAACACGAATATATATTTCAATTTTTAAAAATGAGCTATCAAAGATTAAGAGATCAAGCCAGAGGTGGCAATCAAGAAAATTTAAATGTTGGAATTTTGGGTGATTTCAAAATCATGCTTCCACCCTTAGATTTACAGAATAAATTTTGTACGATTTTTCGTGAAATTGAGAAAATGAAAAAATCAGAAGAAAATGGATTAAAAAAAATTGATTTACTTATAAAATCAACGCAATTCAGATTTTTCTCTAACCATTAA
- a CDS encoding type I restriction-modification system subunit M, producing MITGTIKSQIDRIWDAFWSGGISNPMEVIEQLTYLLFIKRLDDIQTLKEKKANRTGQPIESPIFTPEQRHLRWSAFKDLGDASAIYRIVGDEVFPFIRNLGGTGENSTYAQHMKDARFTIPTPALLAKVVDMVADIPMDDRDTKGDLYEYMLGKIATAGQNGQFRTPRHIIKLMVDMMAPQPGDTICDPACGSAGFLVAAAEYLQQHHGQAIYADTASTQQFNEATFFGFDFDSTMLRIGSMNMLLHGIENPQIENRDSLSENHAGVEDKFSLILANPPFAGSLDYEATAKDLQAMVKTKKTELLFLALFLRLMKTGGRAAVIVPDGVLFGSSKAHKTLRQMLLEEQKLDGIVSMPSGVFKPYAGVSTAILLFTKTNSGGTENVWFYDMRADGFSLDDKRNPLPNEHASNNLPDVLMRWQQRTGNETTRFRNEQSFCVPKAEIAANGYDLSINRYKEVVHEVVEYESPSKILADLKVLEAEIMAGMVELEGMLK from the coding sequence ATGATCACCGGCACCATCAAATCGCAAATCGACCGCATCTGGGACGCCTTCTGGAGCGGCGGCATCTCCAACCCCATGGAGGTGATCGAGCAACTCACCTACCTGCTGTTCATCAAGCGGCTCGATGACATCCAGACCCTGAAAGAAAAAAAGGCCAACCGCACCGGCCAGCCCATTGAATCGCCCATCTTCACGCCCGAGCAGCGCCATCTGCGCTGGTCGGCGTTCAAGGACCTGGGCGACGCCAGCGCCATCTACCGCATCGTGGGCGATGAGGTCTTTCCCTTCATCCGCAACCTGGGCGGTACGGGTGAAAACTCCACCTACGCCCAGCACATGAAGGATGCGCGCTTCACCATCCCCACGCCCGCGCTGCTGGCCAAGGTGGTAGACATGGTAGCCGACATCCCCATGGACGACCGCGACACCAAGGGCGATCTGTACGAATACATGCTGGGCAAAATTGCCACCGCAGGGCAAAACGGCCAGTTCCGCACGCCGCGCCACATCATCAAGCTGATGGTGGACATGATGGCCCCCCAGCCCGGCGACACCATCTGCGACCCCGCCTGCGGCAGCGCCGGCTTTCTGGTCGCTGCGGCTGAATATTTGCAGCAGCACCACGGCCAGGCTATTTACGCCGACACCGCCAGCACGCAGCAGTTCAACGAAGCCACCTTTTTCGGCTTTGACTTTGACAGCACCATGCTGCGCATTGGCTCCATGAACATGCTGCTGCACGGCATTGAAAACCCGCAGATTGAAAACCGCGACTCACTGAGCGAAAACCACGCCGGTGTGGAAGACAAGTTCAGCCTCATCCTTGCCAACCCACCGTTCGCTGGCAGCCTGGACTACGAGGCCACGGCCAAAGACCTGCAGGCCATGGTCAAAACCAAAAAGACCGAACTGCTGTTTCTGGCCTTGTTCCTGCGCCTGATGAAGACCGGCGGCCGCGCCGCCGTCATCGTGCCCGATGGGGTCTTGTTTGGCAGCAGCAAGGCGCACAAAACACTGCGCCAAATGCTGCTCGAAGAGCAAAAGCTCGACGGCATTGTCTCCATGCCCTCGGGCGTGTTCAAGCCCTATGCGGGCGTGTCCACCGCCATCCTGCTGTTCACGAAAACCAATAGCGGCGGCACCGAGAACGTCTGGTTTTACGACATGCGGGCCGACGGTTTCAGCCTGGACGACAAGCGCAACCCGCTGCCCAATGAGCACGCCAGCAATAACCTGCCCGATGTGCTGATGCGCTGGCAGCAACGCACGGGCAACGAAACCACGCGTTTTCGCAACGAGCAAAGCTTTTGCGTGCCCAAGGCCGAGATTGCGGCCAATGGCTATGACCTCAGCATTAACCGTTACAAGGAAGTGGTGCATGAAGTCGTGGAATATGAATCACCTTCCAAGATTTTGGCGGATTTAAAAGTGCTGGAGGCCGAGATTATGGCGGGGATGGTGGAGCTGGAAGGGATGTTGAAGTGA
- a CDS encoding isocitrate lyase/PEP mutase family protein, whose translation MNPKQQLQALAEARRGVLVPGAFNAMSARLIADLGFEAIYVTGAGVTNMWFGMPDQGFMGLTDIADHTARIRDAVEVPLLVDADTGFGNAVNTYHAVRTLERAGADCIQLEDQVSPKRCGHFNGKAVIETSEMLGKIRAAVDARRNEGTLIMARTDAAAVHGFEAAVERAQAFQEAGADILFVEAVTKAEEVRALPQRLQAPQLMNMVIGGKTPIFNADELGQLGYGFVLYANAALQGAVAGMQKCLTLLRDEHKVDEDPAIVAPFLERQRLVNKDFWDALEQKYQ comes from the coding sequence ATGAATCCCAAACAACAACTCCAAGCCCTGGCCGAAGCGCGCCGCGGCGTGCTCGTGCCCGGTGCCTTCAACGCCATGTCGGCTCGCTTGATCGCCGACCTGGGCTTTGAAGCCATCTACGTCACCGGTGCCGGCGTCACCAATATGTGGTTCGGCATGCCCGACCAGGGCTTTATGGGCCTGACCGATATCGCCGACCATACGGCCCGCATCCGCGACGCCGTGGAAGTGCCGCTGCTCGTCGATGCCGACACGGGCTTCGGCAATGCCGTCAACACCTACCACGCCGTACGCACGCTGGAGCGTGCCGGCGCCGACTGCATCCAGCTCGAAGACCAGGTCAGCCCCAAGCGCTGCGGTCACTTCAACGGCAAGGCCGTGATCGAAACCAGCGAGATGCTGGGCAAGATCCGCGCCGCCGTCGATGCGCGCCGCAACGAAGGCACCCTCATCATGGCGCGCACCGATGCCGCTGCCGTCCATGGCTTCGAAGCCGCCGTCGAGCGCGCCCAGGCCTTTCAGGAGGCCGGCGCCGACATCCTGTTTGTCGAGGCCGTGACGAAGGCCGAGGAAGTGCGCGCCCTGCCCCAGCGCTTGCAGGCGCCCCAGCTCATGAACATGGTCATCGGCGGCAAGACGCCCATCTTCAACGCCGATGAACTGGGCCAGCTGGGCTACGGCTTTGTGCTCTATGCCAATGCCGCCCTGCAGGGCGCGGTAGCCGGCATGCAGAAATGCCTGACCCTGCTGCGCGACGAACACAAGGTCGACGAAGACCCGGCCATCGTCGCCCCGTTCCTGGAGCGCCAGCGTCTGGTGAACAAGGACTTCTGGGACGCGCTGGAGCAGAAATACCAATAA
- the prpF gene encoding 2-methylaconitate cis-trans isomerase PrpF, protein MTETKRFAPQIKIPATYLRGGTSKGVFFKLQDLPEAARQPGAVRNAIFLRALGSPDPYGKQIDGMGNASSSTSKGVILSKSTRPGHDVDYLFGQVAIDQPFVDWSGNCGNLSAAVGPCAIHMGLIDATKIPRNGTATIRIWQTNIAKTIVAHVPITDGQVQETGDFELDGVTFAAAEVALEFLDPADDGEDGGAMFPTGHLVDRLDVPGVGSFAATMINAGIPTIFLNAKDLGYTGCELQDTINNDTEALARFEAIRAHGALRMGLIKDLNEASTRQHTPKIAFVAPAQSYTSSSGKAIDGKDIDLVVRALSMGKLHHAMMGTAAVAIGTAAAIPGTLVNLAAGGGEREKAPSSVRFGHPSGTLRVGAEAQLVDSQWKVTKALMSRSARILMEGWIRVPGEVLEAK, encoded by the coding sequence ATGACCGAGACAAAACGGTTTGCGCCGCAAATCAAAATTCCCGCCACCTATCTGCGCGGCGGCACCAGCAAAGGCGTGTTCTTCAAGCTGCAGGATCTGCCTGAAGCGGCCCGGCAACCGGGCGCCGTGCGCAATGCCATCTTTCTGCGCGCGCTGGGCAGCCCCGACCCCTATGGCAAGCAGATCGACGGCATGGGCAATGCTTCGTCCAGCACCAGCAAGGGCGTGATCCTCAGCAAGAGCACACGCCCCGGTCATGATGTGGACTATCTGTTTGGTCAGGTCGCCATCGACCAGCCCTTTGTGGACTGGAGCGGCAACTGCGGCAACCTCAGCGCCGCCGTCGGCCCCTGCGCCATTCATATGGGTCTGATCGACGCAACCAAAATCCCACGCAACGGCACGGCCACCATCCGTATCTGGCAGACCAATATCGCCAAGACCATCGTGGCCCATGTGCCAATCACCGACGGACAGGTGCAGGAAACCGGTGACTTTGAACTTGACGGCGTGACCTTTGCCGCTGCCGAAGTAGCACTGGAGTTCTTGGACCCGGCAGACGATGGCGAAGATGGCGGAGCCATGTTCCCCACGGGTCATTTGGTAGACCGCCTGGATGTACCCGGCGTGGGCAGCTTTGCCGCCACCATGATCAATGCAGGCATTCCCACCATCTTTCTGAACGCCAAGGATCTGGGCTACACGGGCTGTGAGTTGCAGGACACCATCAATAACGACACCGAAGCACTGGCCCGCTTTGAAGCCATTCGCGCCCATGGCGCGCTGCGCATGGGCTTGATCAAGGACCTGAACGAAGCCTCCACCCGCCAGCACACGCCCAAGATTGCCTTTGTGGCCCCGGCCCAAAGCTACACATCGTCCAGCGGCAAAGCCATTGATGGCAAGGACATAGACCTCGTCGTGCGCGCCCTGTCCATGGGCAAGCTGCACCACGCCATGATGGGCACGGCCGCCGTGGCCATCGGCACGGCAGCGGCCATTCCCGGCACCCTGGTCAATCTGGCCGCTGGCGGCGGCGAGCGCGAAAAAGCGCCCAGTTCGGTGCGCTTTGGCCACCCCTCCGGCACGCTGCGTGTGGGCGCCGAGGCCCAACTGGTCGACAGCCAATGGAAGGTCACCAAGGCCCTGATGAGCCGCAGCGCCCGCATTCTGATGGAAGGCTGGATTCGCGTGCCCGGTGAAGTGCTTGAGGCCAAATAG
- the acnD gene encoding Fe/S-dependent 2-methylisocitrate dehydratase AcnD, which produces MSKPLPPHISPSIYRRPLPGTALHYFDAQAAVDAICPGAWATLPYTSRVHAENLVRRCDPAMLAECLTQIALRKRERDFPWFPARVVCHDILGQTALVDLAGLRDAIADQGGDPAAVNPVVPVQLIVDHSLAVECGGHDPEAFEKNRAIEDRRNEDRFHFIDWCKRAFKNVEVIPPGNGIMHQINLERMSPVIHAINGEAYPDTLVGTDSHTPHVDALGVIAVGVGGLEAENVMLGRASWMRLPEIIGVQLTGKRQHGITATDIVLALTQFLRQQKVVGAYLEFHGAGARSLTIGDRATISNMAPEYGATAAMFAIDEQTIDYLRLTGREPAQVQLVETYAKQAGLWADTLANAEYERTLTFDLSSVVRNMAGPSNPHARLATSDLTAKGIAGEWTEQEGQMPDGAVIIAAITSCTNTSNPRNVITAGLLARNARNLGLTRKPWVKSSLAPGSRTVPLYLEQAGLMHDLEALGFGVVAFACTTCNGMSGALDPAIQQEIIDRDLYTTAVLSGNRNFDGRIHPYAKQAFLASPPLVVAYAIAGTIRFDIENDVLGIFQGREIRLKDIWPGDEEIDAVAKAAVQPEQFRKVYEPMFAIHADNGENVEALYDWRPQSTYIRRPPYWDTEGEGALAGKRTLRGMRPLAILPDNITTDHLSPSNAILLDSAAGEYLHKMGLPEEDFNSYATHRGDHLTAQRATFANPKLFNEMVVDGNGKVRQGSLARVEPEGRVMRMWEAIETYMQRKQPLIIIAGADYGQGSSRDWAAKGVRLAGVEAIAAEGFERIHRTNLIGMGVLPLEFLPGTTRHTLGLDGTETFDVVGKRQPRAQLSLHIYRTTGARTEVPVTCRLDTAEEVSIYEAGGVLQRFAQDFLAENIEQKVLEPQD; this is translated from the coding sequence ATGAGCAAGCCCCTGCCCCCCCATATTTCTCCCAGCATCTATCGCCGCCCTCTGCCTGGGACTGCTCTGCATTACTTTGATGCGCAGGCCGCCGTCGATGCCATCTGCCCCGGTGCCTGGGCCACGCTGCCCTATACCAGTCGCGTGCATGCCGAGAATCTGGTGCGCCGCTGCGACCCGGCCATGCTCGCCGAATGCCTGACCCAGATCGCGCTACGCAAGCGCGAGCGCGACTTCCCCTGGTTCCCGGCCCGTGTGGTCTGCCATGACATCCTGGGCCAGACGGCGCTGGTCGACCTGGCAGGGCTGCGCGACGCGATTGCGGACCAGGGCGGTGACCCCGCAGCGGTGAACCCCGTGGTGCCCGTGCAGCTGATCGTGGACCATTCGCTGGCCGTGGAGTGCGGCGGCCATGACCCCGAGGCCTTCGAGAAGAACCGCGCCATCGAAGACCGGCGCAACGAGGACCGCTTTCACTTCATAGACTGGTGCAAGCGCGCCTTCAAGAACGTGGAGGTGATTCCGCCGGGCAACGGCATCATGCATCAGATCAATCTGGAGCGCATGAGCCCTGTGATCCACGCTATCAATGGCGAAGCATATCCGGACACCCTGGTGGGCACGGACAGCCACACGCCGCATGTCGATGCACTGGGCGTGATCGCTGTCGGCGTGGGCGGCCTCGAAGCCGAGAACGTGATGCTGGGCCGCGCCTCGTGGATGCGCCTGCCCGAAATCATTGGCGTGCAACTGACCGGCAAGCGCCAGCACGGCATCACGGCCACCGACATCGTGCTGGCCCTGACCCAGTTCCTGCGCCAGCAAAAAGTGGTCGGCGCCTATCTGGAGTTCCATGGCGCAGGCGCGCGCAGCCTGACGATTGGCGACCGCGCCACCATCTCCAATATGGCGCCCGAATACGGCGCCACGGCCGCCATGTTCGCCATCGACGAGCAGACCATTGACTATCTGCGCCTCACGGGCCGCGAGCCTGCCCAGGTGCAACTGGTCGAAACCTATGCCAAGCAGGCCGGTCTCTGGGCCGATACGCTGGCAAACGCCGAATACGAGCGCACGCTCACGTTCGATCTGTCCAGCGTGGTACGCAATATGGCCGGTCCGTCCAACCCGCATGCCCGTCTGGCCACCAGCGATCTGACGGCCAAGGGCATTGCCGGTGAATGGACCGAGCAAGAAGGCCAGATGCCCGATGGTGCCGTCATCATTGCGGCCATCACCAGTTGCACCAACACCAGCAACCCGCGCAATGTGATCACGGCCGGCCTGCTGGCGCGCAATGCCCGCAATCTGGGCCTGACGCGCAAGCCCTGGGTCAAATCGTCCCTGGCTCCGGGTTCCAGGACCGTACCCCTGTATCTGGAACAAGCCGGGCTCATGCATGACCTCGAAGCCCTGGGCTTTGGCGTGGTGGCCTTTGCCTGCACCACCTGCAACGGCATGAGCGGTGCGCTGGACCCTGCCATCCAGCAGGAAATCATTGACCGCGACCTCTACACCACGGCCGTGCTCTCTGGCAACCGCAATTTCGACGGCCGCATCCACCCCTATGCCAAGCAGGCCTTCCTGGCTTCTCCGCCACTGGTCGTGGCCTATGCGATTGCGGGCACCATCCGCTTTGATATTGAAAACGATGTGCTGGGCATATTCCAGGGCCGCGAGATCCGCCTCAAGGACATCTGGCCCGGCGACGAGGAAATCGATGCCGTGGCCAAGGCCGCCGTGCAGCCCGAGCAGTTCCGCAAGGTGTACGAGCCCATGTTCGCCATCCATGCCGACAACGGCGAAAACGTGGAGGCACTGTACGACTGGCGCCCTCAATCGACCTATATCCGCCGCCCTCCCTACTGGGATACAGAGGGGGAAGGCGCTCTGGCGGGAAAGCGCACGCTGCGCGGCATGCGCCCCTTGGCCATACTGCCCGACAACATCACCACCGACCACCTCTCGCCATCGAATGCCATCCTGCTCGACAGCGCTGCCGGCGAATATCTGCACAAGATGGGCCTGCCCGAGGAGGACTTCAACTCCTACGCCACCCATCGCGGCGACCACCTGACCGCGCAGCGCGCGACCTTCGCCAACCCCAAGCTGTTCAATGAAATGGTGGTGGACGGCAACGGCAAGGTGCGCCAGGGCTCTCTGGCCCGCGTCGAGCCCGAAGGCCGGGTCATGCGCATGTGGGAAGCCATAGAGACCTATATGCAGCGCAAGCAGCCGCTGATCATCATCGCGGGGGCCGACTACGGCCAGGGCTCCAGCCGCGACTGGGCCGCCAAGGGCGTGCGACTGGCGGGAGTGGAAGCGATTGCGGCCGAAGGTTTTGAACGCATCCACCGCACCAATCTGATCGGCATGGGCGTGCTGCCGCTGGAATTCCTGCCAGGCACCACGCGCCACACCCTGGGTCTGGATGGCACTGAGACTTTCGACGTCGTTGGCAAACGCCAGCCGCGTGCACAACTGAGCTTGCATATCTACCGCACCACGGGCGCACGCACTGAAGTGCCTGTGACCTGCCGCCTGGATACTGCGGAAGAGGTCAGCATCTATGAGGCCGGTGGTGTACTACAGCGCTTTGCCCAGGACTTTCTGGCTGAAAACATTGAACAAAAAGTGCTTGAACCTCAAGACTGA